Below is a genomic region from Zea mays cultivar B73 chromosome 9, Zm-B73-REFERENCE-NAM-5.0, whole genome shotgun sequence.
TTAGTGCTTGAACTATTGAAGGATTCAAAGAACTTCGATAATCATCAACCACTCTTCCTCCAATACTAAAAGTGGACTCTGATGATACACTTCTTGCTGGGACAGCCAAAAATCTCTTTGCCATACTTGAGACTATTGGAAACCTATGAGCATGTTGTTGCCAATAGCAAAGCTAGATGAAATTCTTATGAGCATGTTGTTGCCAATAGCTTGCTAACTTTTGACTGCGGTGTGCTAGTGTTGGCCTATTGGGCTTGGTCTTGTTGGGCAGTTGGCAATTGGCATGTTGCCTAAATGCCTACTTCGGCTAGCTGGCTACTTCCTTGCATGTTGCCTCATTGTCGATTTGCCATGGTATACCATTAGCTCGTttgagctcgcgagctggctcattaAGGAAACAAGCTCAGATGTCACTACTATAAAACAtgttatatgagacggttaattttcagttcttaagacgcttatgaagtctccaaatttgatggagtcgtaacggatgtcccacatttaagatggttataaaccgtcttaaaagatattatataagacaatttttaatttataatcgtctgtaaaaggtatttgtttaagtcattttgtccgaTAATCCGTCTTGAATTATGTATTTATTTAAGACACTTCTTTTGAAGAACCGTAGAGAATACAAACATTATAAGtcataaagtatttatcaaactgtctcgaatatcctacaacaatagacgattacaataggaaaaccatcttatttaggtgaCTAATACTGGACGTTTTAGAAACtgtcttatttaggagactgatattagacattttggtgaccgtcttattaagatttaaacgaaatgacttacacgacagtacattcttcaatttgtaatcattttttagatatcacgttataataatttgaaagagaaatatacatacacatatattgaacaacattataattaatataatataaataagaACCTTTCAATATCTCATAAATAAGCATGGTCAAACAactcatacataagtgtactctaaatctaaactaaaatacaactgtttgcactaatgttaagcctaATTTTATATGAATTCAAGTCTCCACACTTTTGCGGCCACCAAATTTGAATTACATTCTATCTTTTCCTATCTTTTCCTGTACAACAAATAGGAGAAAACTAGACATAGCAAAAAGCTTCAAGCAGCACGTTCAGAGAACTTATGCGTTGGCAGTAGCCTGGGCAATGAAATCGCGCCTCCTCTGCTCCTCGATGATGCTGAGCTTGATACCATTGCCCTTGGGCAGGCTCACCCACGGCTTGTTGCCCTTGCCGATGGTGAACACGTTGCCCATGCGGGTGGCGAACTGGTGGCCCATGGAGTCCTCGACGTGGATGGTCTCGAAGCTGCCCTTGTGCTTCTCCCTGTTCTTGATCACTCCTACACGCCCGGTGTTCCTCCCGCCGGTCACCATGACCACGTTGCCGACGTCAAACTTGATGAAGTCCATGATTTTGGTTTTCAAGTTTTCCCTCTCCAATATCTGTTGGATTGCCAGGAAGCTTTATGCGGTAAATTTCGTAAAACAAAATTTGTAGCGTTAAGCATGAAAATGATATCTGTTTTAATCATGTGTACACAGAAATAGCACAATGTTGCTAAACCTGAGCATTTGGTTGCATGAATCAGTGTAGAAATCTTGATAAGAAACTACTTATATATATCACACATTATTTGGTAAAAGATTCTTTTGTAGGAGTGTAACCTGAGGAAAGCATTATTTTTATGACATAGCTGACTCAAATTGCAACAACTCCTAAGCTTACTTATTAACTAGAAAGAAAACAGATAACTGAAGGCTTGATATTTAACATTATAATATAGGCTACATAACAATGTCAACCAAGCCAATCCTAATAACTGGATTTTTCATATAACTTCATTTACCAAATCCAAAAATTCTGGAAATGAAATAAGTAAAAATTCAAAACTCATATAACTCTTCTATTTTCTGCATGGGTtgcccaggacttgtgacttcatGTGTTATGCAAAGGCAAGTGAACTTACAAGTTAGTGATGGGTTCCTGTGTAATTTACAAGTTAGTTGGATTGGAGCAAGCTTACTATGTAGGTATACTAGTATAGAGCATTAGCTTCTGTACATTATCATGAGACCGATAATATTCTGATAGCGCCTTTTTTCATTTAAATCCTTTGATGTCTTTTGCATGCCATAAACTTGACATGAGACAACATATGTGAATTTGATATCAGCAATAGCTTGTGCCATTTCAATATCAGATTGCAACTCTTGGTAGGATCCTATTGATCTGTCTCGGTCAACTTTAGCTACAAAACATAAACATGTAATCAGAGATATGATGATAAACATGGTTTGGAAAAAGGAAAACATGGACACATTGATCTTACCAGGATCTGTCATATCTTGAAGGCATTGGATTTCAAGTGCCTTTCTGTAGTACATCATTCCTCTTACTAGGAAAATAAAAAAAGTAGTTTGGGAAAAAATGGAAAAAAGAAGTCAGAGAACATGTTATATTTTGATGAATCACAGGATTGCACTACTCATTTTACCTGTTCTGGTGAGAGTTTGACCCCTATAAGACGCCCAATTACAGATCTCATCCATCCTTTCTTTAagttcttcttcatcatttagtttaaaATCTATCCACTGAAGGAAGTTCCTAAATTCATCTATGGACACACAagatgtgacaccccagtgtcacctagggtttcttccttaagctaaccccaacctattatcacatgtaaacctaGTGAAGGAATGAACATAAAAAATTAAGATCAAAGACTTATAATGAGTCTCCTCAAATtctccttaatcttgtcatgaaccttAATAAGGAAGACTCTCAAACCTTAATAAATCCTAAGTGAGCAaattaagcataaagggtaattgggagaaaTCTTGGGGGGAAAATGCAAATTTTAGAAAAGACCAAATTGcaaagttttagttcaccaaataactaacaaatcatagtaagaaagtttggccatttggtttttccaaaatccccaaatcagcccttgaaccatggtcccatggggaaattcagaattcagaattctgaattacaGAACCCTTACCAAAGATCCtttgcgttctctgtttttcgaaactcaaaaccaggaagtccaaatatcaaagttgtgccaaatttccttgaacacgctctagaaaattttgaactcaaaccaaattcatttgatacGGTTTTGGCGTagcttgacctcgggaccaggcattctgacactggcaccttggtgacgctacaactccctgtccctagcctaaaaccccgcgacgtccatacacaaaagacaaagcaatgtcaggtgaacaaatccttcacagcaatcttgcccaaattcgcgaagattagcgcccaatcggcgttagaacttgggcagaggcaacggttccacgtgttcgaccgtggctgacacccccggttcatgCCCGTTCGCGCTCCCGCACTCCCCagcgcacgcccgcgcgcgctcgccattCCACGGCCGcctgtgcaccgcgccgtgcctataaagcagccccgagcctcggccatcccTCCCTGCGTGCTCACAAGTCTTGCCCAAGCCAGAGATCACCGTAATTTGGCctgagcacgccgcgccaccgcccgccaagctttcCAAGCCCCGGTCGCCGTGGCCAGCTCCCTCCAGTCGCGTCCGAGCCGCGCCAACCTCTCGGTTAGATTCGCCAttagcccgtgaagcttcccaAGTCCTCGGAcacggcagaacttcaccggaagcccgagatcgccctcgccggacttcggtcgcccgccgccgcgcgtggaccaagctctccgataagccattttcaaattccttgcacccacgtcgtccctagcacccagtgaagctctctgacccattcATTTGACCTATTgcgccgtgagtaggccggattcctcgccgccgacgagcatctccgcctgcgcacgcggaccggccgactccgaccatcctcgacggcgacccacacatcgtcgtgatccccgagacctcccctacgtcctcgaccacctcaccggagcagcctcgccgccggtaagcccctctgcccttttctccgccgcgggtactgttcaatTGGGGACAGGACCGCGAgttcgatttccagaaaccctagggggttttctgcagagccttagactcaaatgaatagtgccccggggacctgtctgtaattcttTTAAGAACTTTCGCCAGGGATCCCAGCGCACTACTGcttttctttaaaccatttctaattaatcttttattattcagcagaagacttaggaaattcataacttgagaaatacttaaccaaattttgtcaaaccaattttgttggattcttaatattatggactatcaattaaaaatactgaaccccatgctttTGTTCTAAATTAgagagtttagaattaaatacagaaactgaacaaaccttgtttaattaaagaaaattagttatgcttctgtgctaggcttgagaaaatttgtagatgttcaaacctcaattaaacactgtttaaaaatagtgggaagcccagtattgaaaatttaagtagggatatctattaaaagccatttttgcccaaaacttaggaaaatcagaaaggcattagaaaataatgaacagtaagtgcaattatttttcctagcctacttaagtaatagagaacctagaaaaaataaaaagaccactagtcctgtcggggaccataattaggggtacccccaagactcctaatctcagctggtaactcccatcagcacaaagctgcaaaggcctgatgcgcgcgattcaggtcaaggctctgtccactcaagggacacgatctcgcctcgcctgagcccagcctcgggcaaaggcagccgacccaggaggattcacgtctcgcccgagggtcccctcaagcaacgaacgCACTTTCGACTCGCCcgtggcccagctcgggcaggcttcgcggagaagcaaccttggccagatcgccacgccaaccgaccgtatcgcaggagcatttaatgcaaggatagactgacaccttatcctgacgcgcgctcctcagtcgatagagccgaagtgaccatagtcacttcgccgctctactgaccgacctgacaggaaaacagcgccgcctgccctgctccgactgctgtgccacccgccagggtgaggctgacagcagccaactccatcctcgggcgccataggaagctccgccttgcccgaccccatagctcggactcaacctcgacgccggacgacggtctctgcctcgcccgaccccagggcttggactcaacctcgatgccggacgacggtctccgcctcgcccgaccctagggctcggactcaacctcgacctcgaacgacagtctccgcctcgcccgaccccagggctcgggctcaaccttgacctcggaggagtcaccgcctcgcccgacctcgggctcggaccgaccacatcacaggggggccatcattatcctacccctagctagtttaggctacggggaacaagaccggcgtcccatctggctcgccccggtaaaacatgtaatgatggcacctcgcgtgctccatgacggcgGTGGTTCTcatccccttacggaagcaaggagacgtcagcaaggacccgacagctccgacagctgtgctcctacagggcttaggcgctcctccgacggccacgacatcacatgaacagggcgccaaaaccaatccgacagccacgacgacatgtacatagggctctggctcccctttgctagacacgttagcacattgctacaccccccattgtacacctgggctctctccttacatctataaaaggaaggtccagggctcccgTACGAgtgggtggccgcgcgggagaacgggccgacgcaaaaggctcgcgccctctctctctctctccctcgcgaacgcttgtaaccccctactgcaagcgcatccgccctgtgcgcaggacaacacgaaggccgcggtttccccttactgttttcccccctttgtgttccgtctcgtgccgacccatctaggctgggacacgcagcgacaatttactcgtcgatccagggaccccctagggtcgaaacgccgacaattggcgCTCCAGGTAGGTTGCCTGcagtgtgttgacgaacagcttcccgtcaagctccagatgggtagtctccagcaacctctccaacccgggacgatgctccgtttcgggagtcttgagttcatgtccctcgatggcagctacgacattatactccttcctccgccgcgcgacaacgacaatggcggccgttagcccgcccgccggcgatggaatcgacgacatcttccctacgtggcagaagagcaacatccgggcctgtcccatcaccttccccgccgatggaggaggaggcggggcaggcatggccaagcaggaggcggcacctcgtcggctgtcgagcgagtcgacggcgccggcgccccagcgggggacacgtcgggcgttgacctcgcgtctgagacgaagacgagcgtcatttccccgcaacacaccaaaCCCAAGCAGACGgatgatgccagcacgctcgtgaaggacttgctgggcgttagcctcgtacctcagataacggtgcagtccgtccccgacgcgacttcgtcaccatccgtcgatcaagaggtaccgtccgtttcccatcccatgccttttagattcagctgcgacccaccaagcgaccccgtttcggtggacgctttcataaaagcatgtccgaaccctctggggtatcatatg
It encodes:
- the LOC103638283 gene encoding 40S ribosomal protein S4-like; this encodes MDFIKFDVGNVVMVTGGRNTGRVGVIKNREKHKGSFETIHVEDSMGHQFATRMGNVFTIGKGNKPWVSLPKGNGIKLSIIEEQRRRDFIAQATANA
- the LOC103638284 gene encoding putative callose synthase 6, giving the protein MDEICNWASYRGQTLTRTVRGMMYYRKALEIQCLQDMTDPAKVDRDRSIGSYQELQSDIEMAQAIADIKFTYVVSCQVYGMQKTSKDLNEKRRYQNIIGLMIMYRS